The sequence CGACCGTCTGATGCTGGAGATGTCGCGAGAGTTCCCGGAATACGGCTTTGAGAGGCACATGGGATATGGCACAAAGCAGCACCTCGCCGCGTTAGAACGCCATGGGCCTTGCCGCCATCATCGCCGCTCGTTTCAGCCCGTCGCTCAATTGTCGCTGCCGTTTGGCCCGGCGTGACGGCACGGCCATCGGCTCCGCCGCCATCGGAGTCATGGGTGAGCGTATCGCCCGGGCATGGCTCACGGCCAGCGGGGCGAAGGTCCTCTACCGGAACTTCCGCGCGCCCCGTGGCGGCGAAGTGGACATCGTCGCCCGGCACGGGAAGTTGCTGCTCTTCACCGAGGTGAAGACCCGCCGCGCCGGTGGCATGGGCCGTCCGCTTGATGCCGTGGACCGGGAAAAGCAGAAGCTCATCGAGCGCGGCGCGAACGAATGGCTGCGTCTGCTGGGCACCCGCGAGATCCCATGGCGCTTCGACGTCATCGAGGT comes from Luteolibacter flavescens and encodes:
- a CDS encoding YraN family protein, giving the protein MARRDGTAIGSAAIGVMGERIARAWLTASGAKVLYRNFRAPRGGEVDIVARHGKLLLFTEVKTRRAGGMGRPLDAVDREKQKLIERGANEWLRLLGTREIPWRFDVIEVILTEGEKPMVRRVENAF